The proteins below are encoded in one region of Nocardioides marmorisolisilvae:
- the rpmA gene encoding 50S ribosomal protein L27 produces MAHKKGAASTKNGRDSNSQRLGVKRYGGQLVNAGEIIVRQRGTHFHPGTGVGRGGDDTLFALVTGNVEFGTRRGRRVVNILPAE; encoded by the coding sequence ATGGCACACAAGAAGGGCGCGGCGTCCACCAAGAACGGCCGCGACTCCAACTCCCAGCGCCTCGGCGTCAAGCGGTACGGCGGCCAGTTGGTCAACGCCGGCGAGATCATCGTCCGCCAGCGCGGCACGCACTTCCACCCGGGCACCGGTGTCGGCCGTGGTGGCGACGACACGCTGTTCGCCCTGGTGACGGGCAACGTCGAGTTCGGCACCCGTCGCGGGCGTCGCGTCGTGAACATCCTCCCGGCGGAGTGA
- the rplU gene encoding 50S ribosomal protein L21, whose amino-acid sequence MYAIVRSGSKQQKVAVGDVIEIDKVDTGVGETVTLPVVMVVDGETVTSSGLDKAGVTVEVLGATKGPKIVIQKYKNKTGYKKRQGHRQKYTQVKVTDIKL is encoded by the coding sequence GTGTACGCGATCGTGCGCAGTGGCAGCAAGCAGCAGAAGGTTGCTGTGGGCGACGTCATCGAGATCGACAAGGTCGACACCGGCGTCGGCGAGACCGTGACCCTCCCCGTGGTGATGGTGGTCGACGGCGAGACCGTGACCAGCTCGGGGCTGGACAAGGCCGGGGTGACCGTCGAGGTCCTCGGTGCGACCAAGGGTCCGAAGATCGTCATCCAGAAGTACAAGAACAAGACCGGCTACAAGAAGCGCCAGGGTCACCGCCAGAAGTACACCCAGGTCAAGGTCACCGACATCAAGCTCTGA